The Quercus robur chromosome 7, dhQueRobu3.1, whole genome shotgun sequence genome has a segment encoding these proteins:
- the LOC126693744 gene encoding kinesin-like protein KIN-14L isoform X1 — translation MEDSARSGLREFNLASRKAEEAAWRRYQAVSWLESLVGPLDISKQPSEREFISCLRNGLVLCNAINKINPGAVPKVVENPSHLQSVPWESQPLPAYQYFENVRNFLVAVEELKLPAFEASDLDRDAMEAGSAAKVVDCILTLRSYHEWKQMGGGNGFFKNVKSPFSVHSASRMHARASAAISSDSCRRLDMSATCEKQPPIDSDNKKQPPIEADIELIVKLIVDCMVDSKENIDENLFASSRNRNMDPVKLFSRIMSSCLEEQVQNKFPELQMKLKDLLKDRSSSTLRSTHMPLEEISPLENSKSCRACLSKGNCKHRSLFQMQEKELLDLKGLLSSTKREFNYLQSQVQRDLKDLESQVQELSFAAVGYYRVVKENRNLYNMVQDLKGNIRVYCRIRPSFSYEAKTVIDFVGDNGSLVILDPLKPQKDGRKVFQFNRVFGPAATQDEVFKDTQPLIRSVMDGYNACIFAYGQTGSGKTHTMSGPSGGSMKDRGINYLALKDLFQLSNRRKDIINYDIHVQMVEIYNEQVRDLLTEDSSTTKLEIRSCTGDNGLSLPDATMHPVKSTTDVLNLMKLGEVNRVVSSTAINNSSSRSHSVLTVHVHGKDISGSTLHSCLHLVDLAGSERVDKSEVTGDRLKEAQYINKSLSCLGDVITALAQKSSHIPYRNSKLTLLLQDSLGGHAKTLMFAHVSPEEDSFGETVSTLKFAQRVSTIELGAARVNKESSEVMQLKEQIESLKKALTRKETQNMQFSKIKEPRSPTERPKAVPERTPPRPRRLSIENCSATKTEKAMNNEDRKGTPSIPTRSRRLSSEGQKYAKKDNLLIKLSDDAIKPQPFDAVSIPKYGQIQDAEAVTRPFGHFSNGGSMMEASHAKAPRSPTSTTYQKRVIRTDGRTQIPTLQLPKSPEPPIHARNEVQNMMQSELTLSTDFQTPNLIGSANGKGSQIRRSLRTIGKLINVSEKRNQQNLMELQTPIKGATNVIGPRSPVTANARTHRRQSLTGIPASGSDKSRRSSLGGKSNDSNTKENRNAKTPPPVHPSTKISKRWL, via the exons ATGGAGGACAGTGCAAGAAGTGGGTTGCGTGAATTCAATTTGGCTTCAAGAAAGGCTGAAGAAGCAG CTTGGAGGCGATACCAAGCAGTCAGTTGGCTTGAAAGTTTGGTGGGTCCACTGGACATATCGAAGCAGCCATCAGAGAGGGAGTTCATTTCTTGCTTGAGAAATGGTCTGGTCTTATGCAATGCCATCAACAAGATTAACCCAGGAGCAGTGCCCAAG gTTGTGGAGAATCCGTCACATTTACAATCGGTCCCCTGGGAATCGCAGCCACTGCCTGCCTATCAGTACTTTGAGAATGTCCGGAACTTTTTGGTGGCTGTTGAAGAGCTGAAGTTGCCTGCTTTTGAAGCTTCTGATCTTGACAGA GATGCAATGGAGGCAGGGTCAGCAGCAAAGGTTGTTGACTGCATATTGACTCTTAGATCATATCATGAATGGAAGCAGATGGGTGGTGGGaatggattttttaaaaatgttaaatcTCCATTCTCCGTGCATTCTGCTAGTAGGATGCATGCTAGAGCCTCAGCTGCAATCTCGTCAGACTCCTGTAGGCGCTTAGATATGTCTGCAACATGTGAGAAACAGCCACCTATTGACAGTGACAATAAAAAACAGCCACCTATTGAAG CAGATATAGAATTAATTGTCAAGTTAATTGTTGACTGCATGGTTGACTCAAAAGAAAACATTGATGAGAACCTCTTTGCTTCCTCCCGTAACCGAAACATG GATCCAGTAAAGCTATTCAGTAGAATCATGTCAAGTTGTTTGGAGGAACAGGTTCAGAATAAGTTCCCTGAG TTGCAAATGAAGTTAAAAGATTTATTGAAAGATAGAAGTAGCTCAACTCTCCGATCGACACATATGCCTTTGGAGGAAATATCTCCCCTTGAAAATTCCAAG AGTTGCAGAGCTTGCTTGAGCAAAGGTAACTGCAAACATAGGAGTCTATTTCAAATGCAAGAAAAGGAACTTTTg GATCTCAAGGGCCTTTTGTCATCAACAAAGAGGGAATTCAACTACTTGCAGTCCCAGGTGCAGAGAGATTTGAAAGACCTAG AAAGTCAGGTACAGGAGTTGTCTTTTGCTGCTGTTGGATATTACAGGGTTGTAAAAGAGAACAGAAATTTATACAACATGGTCCAGGATTTGAAAG GTAATATTCGAGTTTACTGTAGAATTAGACCATCTTTCAGTTATGAAGCCAAAACTGTGATAGATTTCGTTGGAGACAATGGTTCACTTGTGATCTTAGACCCACTAAAACCACAAAAAGATGGAAGGAAAGTTTTTCAGTTTAACCGGGTGTTTGGTCCAGCTGCCACCCAAG ATGAGGTTTTTAAGGACACACAACCACTAATTAGGTCTGTGATGGATGGTTACAACGCATGCATTTTTGCCTATGGTCAAACTGGATCTGGAAAAACACATACCATG AGTGGTCCATCAGGTGGGTCAATGAAGGACAGGGGGATTAATTATCTTGCTCTGAAAGATCTGTTCCAGCTGTCTAATAGAAGGAAGGACATCATAAATTATGACATTCATGTCCAGATGGTCGAAATATATAATGAACAAGTACGAGACCTTCTTACAGAAGATTCATCAACCACCAAAT TAGAGATTCGGAGCTGTACTGGTGACAACGGCTTAAGTCTTCCAGATGCTACAATGCATCCTGTTAAGTCCACCACTGATGTTCTGAATTTGATGAAACTTGGTGAGGTGAATCGTGTTGTCAGCTCTACCGCAATTAACAACAGTAGTAGTCGTTCCCACAG TGTCCTCACAGTACATGTGCATGGAAAAGATATATCAGGAAGCACTCTCCATAGTTGCCTGCATCTGGTAGACCTTGCCGGAAGTGAACGAGTGGACAAATCTGAAGTTACAGGAGACAGGCTTAAGGAGGCACAGTATATTAATAAGTCTCTTTCTTGTTTAGGAGATGTTATTACAGCCTTGGCTCAGAAAAGCTCTCACATTCCTTACCGAAACAGCAAACTCACACTTCTTTTGCAAGACTCCTTAG GTGGACATGCTAAAACATTAATGTTTGCTCATGTGAGTCCGGAAGAAGATTCATTTGGTGAAACAGTCAGTACTTTGAAGTTTGCTCAGAGGGTTTCAACTATTGAACTTGGTGCTGCTCGTGTGAACAAGGAGAGCAGTGAGGTTATGCAACTCAAAGAACAG ATTGAGAGCCTTAAAAAGGCCTTGACAAGAAAGGAAACACAGAATATGCAGTTCAGCAAAATAAAGGAGCCAAGATCTCCAACTGAAAGACCAAAAGCAGTGCCTGAGAGAACCCCTCCACGTCCTCGAAGACTGAGCATTGAAAATTGTAGCGCCACAAAGACTGAGAAAGCAATGAATAATGAAGATAGGAAGGGAACCCCTTCCATACCAACTCGTTCAAGAAGATTGAGTTCAGAAGGTCAAAAATATGCTAAGAAGGATAATTTGCTGATAAAATTGTCAGATGATGCAATCAAACCTCAACCATTTGATGCAGTATCAATCCCAAAGTATGGCCAAATTCAAGATGCAGAAGCAGTTACAAGGCCTTTTGGGCATTTCAGCAATGGTGGTTCCATGATGGAGGCCTCTCATGCCAAGGCTCCTCGAAGTCCTACTAGTACTACCTATCAGAAGCGAGTTATTAGAACAGATGGTAGAACACAAATTCCTACTCTTCAGCTACCAAAGTCACCTGAGCCGCCGATACATGCCAGAAATGAGGTTCAGAATATGATGCAAAGTGAGCTCACTCTTTCTACAGATTTCCAAACACCCAACTTGATTGGTAGCGCAAATGGTAAGGGATCTCAAATAAGGAGATCACTGCGGACAATTGGAAAACTGATTAACGTCTCTGAGAAAAG GAACCAACAGAATTTGATGGAACTCCAGACACCCATCAAAGGTGCTACTAATGTCATTGGTCCCAGGTCACCAGTGACAGCTAATGCTAGGACTCATAGGAGACAATCGCTAACTGGCATTCCAGCGTCAGGGTCTGACAAGTCCCGAAGATCTTCTCTTGGAGGGAAGTCAAATGATTCTA ACACAAAAGAAAATAGGAATGCTAAGACACCTCCTCCAGTACACCCATCAACAAAGATAAGTAAGAGGTGGCTATAA
- the LOC126693744 gene encoding kinesin-like protein KIN-14L isoform X2, protein MEDSARSGLREFNLASRKAEEAAWRRYQAVSWLESLVGPLDISKQPSEREFISCLRNGLVLCNAINKINPGAVPKVVENPSHLQSVPWESQPLPAYQYFENVRNFLVAVEELKLPAFEASDLDRDAMEAGSAAKVVDCILTLRSYHEWKQMGGGNGFFKNVKSPFSVHSASRMHARASAAISSDSCRRLDMSATCEKQPPIDSDNKKQPPIEDIELIVKLIVDCMVDSKENIDENLFASSRNRNMDPVKLFSRIMSSCLEEQVQNKFPELQMKLKDLLKDRSSSTLRSTHMPLEEISPLENSKSCRACLSKGNCKHRSLFQMQEKELLDLKGLLSSTKREFNYLQSQVQRDLKDLESQVQELSFAAVGYYRVVKENRNLYNMVQDLKGNIRVYCRIRPSFSYEAKTVIDFVGDNGSLVILDPLKPQKDGRKVFQFNRVFGPAATQDEVFKDTQPLIRSVMDGYNACIFAYGQTGSGKTHTMSGPSGGSMKDRGINYLALKDLFQLSNRRKDIINYDIHVQMVEIYNEQVRDLLTEDSSTTKLEIRSCTGDNGLSLPDATMHPVKSTTDVLNLMKLGEVNRVVSSTAINNSSSRSHSVLTVHVHGKDISGSTLHSCLHLVDLAGSERVDKSEVTGDRLKEAQYINKSLSCLGDVITALAQKSSHIPYRNSKLTLLLQDSLGGHAKTLMFAHVSPEEDSFGETVSTLKFAQRVSTIELGAARVNKESSEVMQLKEQIESLKKALTRKETQNMQFSKIKEPRSPTERPKAVPERTPPRPRRLSIENCSATKTEKAMNNEDRKGTPSIPTRSRRLSSEGQKYAKKDNLLIKLSDDAIKPQPFDAVSIPKYGQIQDAEAVTRPFGHFSNGGSMMEASHAKAPRSPTSTTYQKRVIRTDGRTQIPTLQLPKSPEPPIHARNEVQNMMQSELTLSTDFQTPNLIGSANGKGSQIRRSLRTIGKLINVSEKRNQQNLMELQTPIKGATNVIGPRSPVTANARTHRRQSLTGIPASGSDKSRRSSLGGKSNDSNTKENRNAKTPPPVHPSTKISKRWL, encoded by the exons ATGGAGGACAGTGCAAGAAGTGGGTTGCGTGAATTCAATTTGGCTTCAAGAAAGGCTGAAGAAGCAG CTTGGAGGCGATACCAAGCAGTCAGTTGGCTTGAAAGTTTGGTGGGTCCACTGGACATATCGAAGCAGCCATCAGAGAGGGAGTTCATTTCTTGCTTGAGAAATGGTCTGGTCTTATGCAATGCCATCAACAAGATTAACCCAGGAGCAGTGCCCAAG gTTGTGGAGAATCCGTCACATTTACAATCGGTCCCCTGGGAATCGCAGCCACTGCCTGCCTATCAGTACTTTGAGAATGTCCGGAACTTTTTGGTGGCTGTTGAAGAGCTGAAGTTGCCTGCTTTTGAAGCTTCTGATCTTGACAGA GATGCAATGGAGGCAGGGTCAGCAGCAAAGGTTGTTGACTGCATATTGACTCTTAGATCATATCATGAATGGAAGCAGATGGGTGGTGGGaatggattttttaaaaatgttaaatcTCCATTCTCCGTGCATTCTGCTAGTAGGATGCATGCTAGAGCCTCAGCTGCAATCTCGTCAGACTCCTGTAGGCGCTTAGATATGTCTGCAACATGTGAGAAACAGCCACCTATTGACAGTGACAATAAAAAACAGCCACCTATTGAAG ATATAGAATTAATTGTCAAGTTAATTGTTGACTGCATGGTTGACTCAAAAGAAAACATTGATGAGAACCTCTTTGCTTCCTCCCGTAACCGAAACATG GATCCAGTAAAGCTATTCAGTAGAATCATGTCAAGTTGTTTGGAGGAACAGGTTCAGAATAAGTTCCCTGAG TTGCAAATGAAGTTAAAAGATTTATTGAAAGATAGAAGTAGCTCAACTCTCCGATCGACACATATGCCTTTGGAGGAAATATCTCCCCTTGAAAATTCCAAG AGTTGCAGAGCTTGCTTGAGCAAAGGTAACTGCAAACATAGGAGTCTATTTCAAATGCAAGAAAAGGAACTTTTg GATCTCAAGGGCCTTTTGTCATCAACAAAGAGGGAATTCAACTACTTGCAGTCCCAGGTGCAGAGAGATTTGAAAGACCTAG AAAGTCAGGTACAGGAGTTGTCTTTTGCTGCTGTTGGATATTACAGGGTTGTAAAAGAGAACAGAAATTTATACAACATGGTCCAGGATTTGAAAG GTAATATTCGAGTTTACTGTAGAATTAGACCATCTTTCAGTTATGAAGCCAAAACTGTGATAGATTTCGTTGGAGACAATGGTTCACTTGTGATCTTAGACCCACTAAAACCACAAAAAGATGGAAGGAAAGTTTTTCAGTTTAACCGGGTGTTTGGTCCAGCTGCCACCCAAG ATGAGGTTTTTAAGGACACACAACCACTAATTAGGTCTGTGATGGATGGTTACAACGCATGCATTTTTGCCTATGGTCAAACTGGATCTGGAAAAACACATACCATG AGTGGTCCATCAGGTGGGTCAATGAAGGACAGGGGGATTAATTATCTTGCTCTGAAAGATCTGTTCCAGCTGTCTAATAGAAGGAAGGACATCATAAATTATGACATTCATGTCCAGATGGTCGAAATATATAATGAACAAGTACGAGACCTTCTTACAGAAGATTCATCAACCACCAAAT TAGAGATTCGGAGCTGTACTGGTGACAACGGCTTAAGTCTTCCAGATGCTACAATGCATCCTGTTAAGTCCACCACTGATGTTCTGAATTTGATGAAACTTGGTGAGGTGAATCGTGTTGTCAGCTCTACCGCAATTAACAACAGTAGTAGTCGTTCCCACAG TGTCCTCACAGTACATGTGCATGGAAAAGATATATCAGGAAGCACTCTCCATAGTTGCCTGCATCTGGTAGACCTTGCCGGAAGTGAACGAGTGGACAAATCTGAAGTTACAGGAGACAGGCTTAAGGAGGCACAGTATATTAATAAGTCTCTTTCTTGTTTAGGAGATGTTATTACAGCCTTGGCTCAGAAAAGCTCTCACATTCCTTACCGAAACAGCAAACTCACACTTCTTTTGCAAGACTCCTTAG GTGGACATGCTAAAACATTAATGTTTGCTCATGTGAGTCCGGAAGAAGATTCATTTGGTGAAACAGTCAGTACTTTGAAGTTTGCTCAGAGGGTTTCAACTATTGAACTTGGTGCTGCTCGTGTGAACAAGGAGAGCAGTGAGGTTATGCAACTCAAAGAACAG ATTGAGAGCCTTAAAAAGGCCTTGACAAGAAAGGAAACACAGAATATGCAGTTCAGCAAAATAAAGGAGCCAAGATCTCCAACTGAAAGACCAAAAGCAGTGCCTGAGAGAACCCCTCCACGTCCTCGAAGACTGAGCATTGAAAATTGTAGCGCCACAAAGACTGAGAAAGCAATGAATAATGAAGATAGGAAGGGAACCCCTTCCATACCAACTCGTTCAAGAAGATTGAGTTCAGAAGGTCAAAAATATGCTAAGAAGGATAATTTGCTGATAAAATTGTCAGATGATGCAATCAAACCTCAACCATTTGATGCAGTATCAATCCCAAAGTATGGCCAAATTCAAGATGCAGAAGCAGTTACAAGGCCTTTTGGGCATTTCAGCAATGGTGGTTCCATGATGGAGGCCTCTCATGCCAAGGCTCCTCGAAGTCCTACTAGTACTACCTATCAGAAGCGAGTTATTAGAACAGATGGTAGAACACAAATTCCTACTCTTCAGCTACCAAAGTCACCTGAGCCGCCGATACATGCCAGAAATGAGGTTCAGAATATGATGCAAAGTGAGCTCACTCTTTCTACAGATTTCCAAACACCCAACTTGATTGGTAGCGCAAATGGTAAGGGATCTCAAATAAGGAGATCACTGCGGACAATTGGAAAACTGATTAACGTCTCTGAGAAAAG GAACCAACAGAATTTGATGGAACTCCAGACACCCATCAAAGGTGCTACTAATGTCATTGGTCCCAGGTCACCAGTGACAGCTAATGCTAGGACTCATAGGAGACAATCGCTAACTGGCATTCCAGCGTCAGGGTCTGACAAGTCCCGAAGATCTTCTCTTGGAGGGAAGTCAAATGATTCTA ACACAAAAGAAAATAGGAATGCTAAGACACCTCCTCCAGTACACCCATCAACAAAGATAAGTAAGAGGTGGCTATAA
- the LOC126693744 gene encoding kinesin-like protein KIN-14L isoform X3, whose protein sequence is MEAGSAAKVVDCILTLRSYHEWKQMGGGNGFFKNVKSPFSVHSASRMHARASAAISSDSCRRLDMSATCEKQPPIDSDNKKQPPIEADIELIVKLIVDCMVDSKENIDENLFASSRNRNMDPVKLFSRIMSSCLEEQVQNKFPELQMKLKDLLKDRSSSTLRSTHMPLEEISPLENSKSCRACLSKGNCKHRSLFQMQEKELLDLKGLLSSTKREFNYLQSQVQRDLKDLESQVQELSFAAVGYYRVVKENRNLYNMVQDLKGNIRVYCRIRPSFSYEAKTVIDFVGDNGSLVILDPLKPQKDGRKVFQFNRVFGPAATQDEVFKDTQPLIRSVMDGYNACIFAYGQTGSGKTHTMSGPSGGSMKDRGINYLALKDLFQLSNRRKDIINYDIHVQMVEIYNEQVRDLLTEDSSTTKLEIRSCTGDNGLSLPDATMHPVKSTTDVLNLMKLGEVNRVVSSTAINNSSSRSHSVLTVHVHGKDISGSTLHSCLHLVDLAGSERVDKSEVTGDRLKEAQYINKSLSCLGDVITALAQKSSHIPYRNSKLTLLLQDSLGGHAKTLMFAHVSPEEDSFGETVSTLKFAQRVSTIELGAARVNKESSEVMQLKEQIESLKKALTRKETQNMQFSKIKEPRSPTERPKAVPERTPPRPRRLSIENCSATKTEKAMNNEDRKGTPSIPTRSRRLSSEGQKYAKKDNLLIKLSDDAIKPQPFDAVSIPKYGQIQDAEAVTRPFGHFSNGGSMMEASHAKAPRSPTSTTYQKRVIRTDGRTQIPTLQLPKSPEPPIHARNEVQNMMQSELTLSTDFQTPNLIGSANGKGSQIRRSLRTIGKLINVSEKRNQQNLMELQTPIKGATNVIGPRSPVTANARTHRRQSLTGIPASGSDKSRRSSLGGKSNDSNTKENRNAKTPPPVHPSTKISKRWL, encoded by the exons ATGGAGGCAGGGTCAGCAGCAAAGGTTGTTGACTGCATATTGACTCTTAGATCATATCATGAATGGAAGCAGATGGGTGGTGGGaatggattttttaaaaatgttaaatcTCCATTCTCCGTGCATTCTGCTAGTAGGATGCATGCTAGAGCCTCAGCTGCAATCTCGTCAGACTCCTGTAGGCGCTTAGATATGTCTGCAACATGTGAGAAACAGCCACCTATTGACAGTGACAATAAAAAACAGCCACCTATTGAAG CAGATATAGAATTAATTGTCAAGTTAATTGTTGACTGCATGGTTGACTCAAAAGAAAACATTGATGAGAACCTCTTTGCTTCCTCCCGTAACCGAAACATG GATCCAGTAAAGCTATTCAGTAGAATCATGTCAAGTTGTTTGGAGGAACAGGTTCAGAATAAGTTCCCTGAG TTGCAAATGAAGTTAAAAGATTTATTGAAAGATAGAAGTAGCTCAACTCTCCGATCGACACATATGCCTTTGGAGGAAATATCTCCCCTTGAAAATTCCAAG AGTTGCAGAGCTTGCTTGAGCAAAGGTAACTGCAAACATAGGAGTCTATTTCAAATGCAAGAAAAGGAACTTTTg GATCTCAAGGGCCTTTTGTCATCAACAAAGAGGGAATTCAACTACTTGCAGTCCCAGGTGCAGAGAGATTTGAAAGACCTAG AAAGTCAGGTACAGGAGTTGTCTTTTGCTGCTGTTGGATATTACAGGGTTGTAAAAGAGAACAGAAATTTATACAACATGGTCCAGGATTTGAAAG GTAATATTCGAGTTTACTGTAGAATTAGACCATCTTTCAGTTATGAAGCCAAAACTGTGATAGATTTCGTTGGAGACAATGGTTCACTTGTGATCTTAGACCCACTAAAACCACAAAAAGATGGAAGGAAAGTTTTTCAGTTTAACCGGGTGTTTGGTCCAGCTGCCACCCAAG ATGAGGTTTTTAAGGACACACAACCACTAATTAGGTCTGTGATGGATGGTTACAACGCATGCATTTTTGCCTATGGTCAAACTGGATCTGGAAAAACACATACCATG AGTGGTCCATCAGGTGGGTCAATGAAGGACAGGGGGATTAATTATCTTGCTCTGAAAGATCTGTTCCAGCTGTCTAATAGAAGGAAGGACATCATAAATTATGACATTCATGTCCAGATGGTCGAAATATATAATGAACAAGTACGAGACCTTCTTACAGAAGATTCATCAACCACCAAAT TAGAGATTCGGAGCTGTACTGGTGACAACGGCTTAAGTCTTCCAGATGCTACAATGCATCCTGTTAAGTCCACCACTGATGTTCTGAATTTGATGAAACTTGGTGAGGTGAATCGTGTTGTCAGCTCTACCGCAATTAACAACAGTAGTAGTCGTTCCCACAG TGTCCTCACAGTACATGTGCATGGAAAAGATATATCAGGAAGCACTCTCCATAGTTGCCTGCATCTGGTAGACCTTGCCGGAAGTGAACGAGTGGACAAATCTGAAGTTACAGGAGACAGGCTTAAGGAGGCACAGTATATTAATAAGTCTCTTTCTTGTTTAGGAGATGTTATTACAGCCTTGGCTCAGAAAAGCTCTCACATTCCTTACCGAAACAGCAAACTCACACTTCTTTTGCAAGACTCCTTAG GTGGACATGCTAAAACATTAATGTTTGCTCATGTGAGTCCGGAAGAAGATTCATTTGGTGAAACAGTCAGTACTTTGAAGTTTGCTCAGAGGGTTTCAACTATTGAACTTGGTGCTGCTCGTGTGAACAAGGAGAGCAGTGAGGTTATGCAACTCAAAGAACAG ATTGAGAGCCTTAAAAAGGCCTTGACAAGAAAGGAAACACAGAATATGCAGTTCAGCAAAATAAAGGAGCCAAGATCTCCAACTGAAAGACCAAAAGCAGTGCCTGAGAGAACCCCTCCACGTCCTCGAAGACTGAGCATTGAAAATTGTAGCGCCACAAAGACTGAGAAAGCAATGAATAATGAAGATAGGAAGGGAACCCCTTCCATACCAACTCGTTCAAGAAGATTGAGTTCAGAAGGTCAAAAATATGCTAAGAAGGATAATTTGCTGATAAAATTGTCAGATGATGCAATCAAACCTCAACCATTTGATGCAGTATCAATCCCAAAGTATGGCCAAATTCAAGATGCAGAAGCAGTTACAAGGCCTTTTGGGCATTTCAGCAATGGTGGTTCCATGATGGAGGCCTCTCATGCCAAGGCTCCTCGAAGTCCTACTAGTACTACCTATCAGAAGCGAGTTATTAGAACAGATGGTAGAACACAAATTCCTACTCTTCAGCTACCAAAGTCACCTGAGCCGCCGATACATGCCAGAAATGAGGTTCAGAATATGATGCAAAGTGAGCTCACTCTTTCTACAGATTTCCAAACACCCAACTTGATTGGTAGCGCAAATGGTAAGGGATCTCAAATAAGGAGATCACTGCGGACAATTGGAAAACTGATTAACGTCTCTGAGAAAAG GAACCAACAGAATTTGATGGAACTCCAGACACCCATCAAAGGTGCTACTAATGTCATTGGTCCCAGGTCACCAGTGACAGCTAATGCTAGGACTCATAGGAGACAATCGCTAACTGGCATTCCAGCGTCAGGGTCTGACAAGTCCCGAAGATCTTCTCTTGGAGGGAAGTCAAATGATTCTA ACACAAAAGAAAATAGGAATGCTAAGACACCTCCTCCAGTACACCCATCAACAAAGATAAGTAAGAGGTGGCTATAA